Proteins from one Palaemon carinicauda isolate YSFRI2023 chromosome 26, ASM3689809v2, whole genome shotgun sequence genomic window:
- the LOC137620292 gene encoding cuticle protein AM/CP1114-like: MKFIILASLAAVALAAPQYGYDAPRGGSFRGGDSSEEIPILRDDRDRDDNGRYSVNVETANGIRLVDSGAPGAKGAIAASGSFSYTAPDGTPVSLQYVADENGFQPQSDLLPVAPAFPHPIPQFVLDQIAFAAEQDRRGKSSSSPSGAYSAPPRYN; encoded by the exons ATGAAGTTT ATCATTCTTGCTTCTTTGGCCGCTGTGGCCTTGGCTGCTCCTCAGTACGGCTACGATGCCCCCAGAGGAGGATCCTTCAGAGGTGGGGACTCAAGCGAGGAGATTCCCATCCTTCGGGATGATCGCGACAGGGACGACAACGGAAGGTACAGCGTCAACGTCGAGACTGCCAACGGAATCAGGCTGGTCGACAGTGGCGCTCCCGGGGCCAAGGGAGCCATCGCCGCTTCAGGCTCTTTCTC ATACACCGCCCCCGACGGTACTCCCGTCAGCCTGCAATACGTTGCTGACGAGAACGGCTTCCAGCCCCAGTCCGACCTCCTGCCCGTGGCCCCAGCTTTCCCCCACCCCATCCCCCAGTTCGTCCTGGATCAGATCGCCTTCGCTGCTGAACAAGACCGAAGAGGCAAATCTTCTTCCTCTCCCTCAGGAGCTTACAGTGCTCCTCCAAGATACAACTGA